Proteins encoded by one window of Winogradskyella sp. PG-2:
- the lepA gene encoding translation elongation factor 4 yields MKNIRNFCIIAHIDHGKSTLADRLLDYTGSVTAREKQDQLLDSMDLERERGITIKSHAIQMEYTFEGQEYVLNLIDTPGHVDFSYEVSRSIAACEGALLIVDAAQSIQAQTISNLYLALENDLEIIPVLNKVDLPSANPEEVTDDIVDLLGCDPEEVIHASGKTGFGVDNILQAIIERIPAPEGDINAPLQALIFDSVYNTFRGIETYFRVFDGEITKGQKIKFVATDKDYFADEVGTLKLNQVAKQSVKAGDVGYLITGIKTAKEVKVGDTITDFANPTTNIVEGFEDVKPMVFAGIYPVDTEDYEELRNSMEKLQLNDASLVFQPESSAALGFGFRCGFLGMLHMEIIQERLEREFDMTVITTVPNVSYHAYTNKEPDVPFIVNNPSDLPEPTTVNRVEEPFIKATIITKSDFVGNVMGLCIEKRGMITNQTYLTTERVELIFEMPLAEIVFDFYDRLKTVSKGYASFDYSPIGMKVSKLVRLDVLLNAQPVDALSALIHADNAQNIGKKMCEKLKELIPRQQFDIPIQAAIGAKIISRETVKALRKDVTAKCYGGDISRKRKLLEKQKKGKKRMRQVGNVEIPQQAFMAVLKLND; encoded by the coding sequence ATGAAGAACATTCGTAATTTTTGCATTATTGCACATATAGATCACGGAAAGAGCACCTTAGCTGATCGCTTATTAGATTATACAGGTTCAGTTACAGCTCGTGAGAAACAAGACCAACTTCTAGATAGTATGGATTTGGAACGTGAGCGTGGTATTACAATTAAGTCTCATGCAATTCAAATGGAATATACATTTGAAGGTCAAGAATATGTCTTAAACTTAATAGACACTCCTGGTCATGTAGATTTCTCTTATGAAGTTTCAAGATCGATTGCCGCCTGTGAAGGAGCTCTTCTTATTGTGGATGCGGCTCAAAGTATTCAAGCGCAAACTATTTCTAATCTATACCTGGCTTTAGAAAATGATTTAGAAATTATTCCTGTGCTTAATAAGGTAGACTTGCCAAGTGCAAATCCAGAAGAGGTTACTGATGATATTGTTGATCTTTTGGGTTGTGATCCAGAAGAAGTGATTCATGCTAGTGGAAAAACAGGCTTTGGAGTTGATAATATTCTACAGGCCATTATTGAGCGTATTCCAGCGCCAGAAGGTGATATTAATGCTCCTTTACAGGCTTTAATTTTTGATTCAGTTTATAATACATTTAGAGGTATTGAAACTTATTTTAGAGTTTTTGATGGTGAGATTACAAAAGGGCAAAAAATTAAATTTGTCGCTACAGATAAAGATTATTTTGCTGATGAAGTTGGGACTTTAAAGCTCAACCAAGTTGCAAAACAAAGTGTAAAAGCTGGTGATGTTGGCTATTTAATTACAGGTATAAAAACCGCTAAAGAAGTAAAGGTTGGTGATACAATTACAGATTTTGCAAATCCTACGACTAATATTGTAGAGGGGTTTGAAGATGTAAAACCAATGGTTTTTGCTGGTATTTACCCTGTTGATACAGAAGATTACGAAGAGCTTCGAAACTCTATGGAAAAGCTACAACTTAATGATGCGTCATTGGTATTTCAGCCTGAAAGTTCTGCGGCTTTAGGTTTTGGTTTCCGTTGTGGTTTCTTGGGTATGCTACATATGGAAATTATACAAGAACGTTTAGAGCGTGAATTTGATATGACGGTTATTACAACTGTGCCCAACGTATCTTATCATGCTTATACAAATAAAGAACCAGATGTACCATTTATAGTTAACAATCCAAGTGATTTGCCAGAACCAACAACAGTTAATCGTGTTGAGGAACCATTTATAAAAGCTACCATAATTACAAAATCTGATTTTGTGGGTAATGTTATGGGTCTTTGTATAGAAAAACGCGGTATGATTACAAATCAAACCTATTTAACTACCGAGCGCGTTGAACTAATTTTTGAAATGCCACTAGCTGAAATTGTCTTCGATTTTTATGATAGACTAAAAACGGTATCTAAAGGTTATGCTTCTTTTGATTATTCCCCTATAGGAATGAAAGTATCGAAATTAGTAAGGCTAGATGTCTTATTAAATGCTCAGCCGGTTGATGCACTTTCTGCTTTAATTCATGCAGATAACGCACAAAATATAGGTAAAAAAATGTGTGAAAAGTTAAAGGAATTAATTCCTCGTCAACAATTTGATATTCCTATACAAGCTGCTATTGGTGCAAAAATAATTTCGCGTGAAACCGTTAAAGCATTGCGTAAAGATGTTACCGCTAAATGTTATGGTGGTGATATTTCTCGTAAGCGTAAGCTTTTAGAAAAGCAGAAAAAAGGTAAAAAACGTATGCGCCAAGTGGGTAATGTAGAAATACCTCAACAAGCATTTATGGCTGTTTTGAAACTTAATGATTAA
- a CDS encoding TonB-dependent receptor domain-containing protein: MIARLRLNLSVILIALSFFVFAQEFSIKGKVVDSNNNPIEFTNVILYTESNNVFYKGTSTDDKGVFEFSNLDAATFIVKITYIGFETIEQKIILRGDLDLRTIELNEIPESLNEVTVIGKKPTRIRKPDRLIFNIENTALTEGSTLGVLKSTPGIIVSEGSINIKSAPATVYINNRKVQLTSSELIQLLESAPANSIKSVEVITNPPASYDADSGSVINIIMSKNLITGYRGSVQTNYTRGVFPRYNAGTSHFFKNDKINLNLNYSYTNQKINRNENYTFNFFNNSDVIDETWKSKTNRNTWLETHNVNLNFDYFIDDKNTLSLTSTALYLPQLKYQLKNSTDIFDNNQNFSSGFTADNLSRDNKYNVGTDLIYRHDYDNKASLVFNGHYTVYDYGRNQNVFQDEPGVVNDSEFNTLANQDTQIITGGVDYSHPINDNSSFDTGMKYSIINTESDIRRLDIIDGNEVVNSANTDVFKYDEKIFAAYVNYAKSWDKWALNIGLRAEQTNIEGKSISLNETNTQDYINWFPNASITNKISKDISLTGSYKRSITRPGYTNLNPFTFFLNENTLVVGNPNLIPTYIDNYKIATNFLEYFTISAYYTYYDGVIEELPRQDNQTNVITFTPVNLDKRVDYGFDMEFNYGANRFSVYAASSTFNITEEVDFGEGFIELTRWSQLFILAPNFSLLKDNSLNVNATFYWFGKNLQSLQTAEDRLVSELSISKSILNKRAVISLSVEDIFNMQDYDVSINYLNQSSRRFTNLDNRFIKLGFRYKFGNTKLNTNERATNAEERDRLKDLN, from the coding sequence ATGATTGCTCGTCTGAGACTTAATCTTAGCGTAATTCTTATTGCGCTATCTTTTTTTGTATTTGCTCAAGAATTTTCCATCAAAGGAAAAGTTGTTGATTCGAACAATAATCCTATTGAATTTACCAACGTAATTCTTTACACAGAAAGCAATAACGTATTTTATAAAGGAACATCAACAGATGATAAGGGTGTTTTTGAATTCTCTAATTTAGATGCAGCCACATTCATTGTTAAAATCACCTATATTGGTTTTGAAACAATTGAGCAAAAAATAATTCTTCGAGGAGATTTAGATTTAAGAACGATTGAACTCAATGAGATACCAGAAAGTTTAAATGAGGTTACGGTTATTGGAAAAAAACCAACAAGAATACGTAAACCAGACCGACTGATATTCAATATAGAAAATACTGCGCTTACAGAAGGCTCAACGCTCGGTGTTTTAAAAAGCACACCAGGCATCATAGTTTCAGAAGGAAGTATAAATATTAAGAGCGCACCAGCAACTGTATATATTAATAATCGTAAAGTACAATTAACTAGTAGCGAACTAATTCAACTCTTAGAAAGTGCGCCAGCTAATAGTATAAAGTCAGTTGAAGTGATTACTAATCCGCCAGCAAGTTATGATGCAGATAGTGGTTCTGTGATTAATATAATAATGAGTAAAAATTTGATTACAGGTTATCGCGGAAGTGTACAAACCAATTACACCCGAGGCGTGTTTCCAAGATACAACGCCGGTACAAGCCATTTTTTTAAAAACGATAAAATCAATCTAAACCTAAATTATAGCTATACTAATCAAAAAATTAATAGAAATGAGAATTATACTTTTAATTTTTTTAATAACTCAGATGTTATTGATGAGACATGGAAATCTAAAACCAATAGAAACACTTGGTTAGAAACCCACAATGTCAATTTAAATTTTGATTACTTTATTGATGATAAGAACACATTAAGTCTTACAAGCACTGCTCTATATTTACCACAATTAAAATATCAACTAAAAAACAGCACAGATATTTTTGATAACAACCAGAATTTTTCTTCAGGTTTTACTGCAGATAATTTGTCTAGAGATAATAAATACAATGTAGGCACAGATTTAATATATAGACACGATTATGATAACAAAGCGAGTCTTGTTTTTAATGGACATTATACAGTGTATGATTATGGGAGAAACCAAAATGTGTTTCAAGATGAACCAGGAGTGGTAAATGATTCAGAATTTAACACCTTAGCTAATCAAGACACACAGATTATTACAGGTGGCGTAGATTATAGCCACCCAATTAATGACAATTCTAGTTTTGACACAGGAATGAAATATTCTATTATAAACACAGAAAGTGACATTAGAAGATTAGACATTATTGATGGTAATGAGGTTGTAAATTCAGCTAATACAGATGTGTTTAAATATGATGAAAAAATCTTTGCTGCTTATGTTAATTATGCTAAATCTTGGGATAAATGGGCTTTAAATATTGGTTTACGAGCTGAGCAAACAAATATTGAAGGAAAATCAATATCACTAAACGAAACCAACACGCAAGACTACATTAATTGGTTTCCAAACGCAAGTATAACAAATAAAATATCTAAAGATATTAGCCTTACGGGAAGCTATAAACGAAGTATTACTCGACCCGGTTACACAAACTTAAATCCGTTTACTTTTTTTCTAAATGAAAACACCCTAGTTGTTGGTAACCCTAATTTGATTCCTACTTATATAGATAATTATAAAATAGCAACAAATTTTTTAGAGTATTTTACAATTTCTGCGTATTATACGTATTACGATGGAGTGATTGAGGAATTACCACGTCAAGACAATCAGACTAATGTGATTACTTTTACGCCAGTTAATCTAGATAAACGTGTTGATTACGGCTTTGATATGGAATTTAATTATGGAGCAAATAGGTTTAGTGTTTATGCAGCTTCATCAACTTTTAACATTACCGAAGAGGTGGATTTTGGGGAAGGTTTTATCGAGTTAACCAGGTGGTCACAATTATTTATTTTAGCTCCAAACTTTTCATTATTAAAAGATAATAGCCTTAATGTTAATGCAACTTTCTATTGGTTTGGAAAAAACCTTCAAAGCTTGCAAACAGCTGAAGATAGATTGGTTTCAGAACTCAGTATTTCTAAGTCTATTTTAAATAAAAGAGCTGTAATTTCTTTATCAGTAGAAGATATTTTTAATATGCAAGATTATGACGTATCTATCAATTATTTAAATCAATCGAGCAGAAGATTTACGAATTTAGACAACCGGTTTATTAAATTAGGATTCCGATATAAATTTGGTAATACAAAGCTTAATACTAACGAGCGCGCGACAAATGCTGAAGAGCGCGATAGACTTAAAGACTTAAATTAA
- a CDS encoding DUF4345 domain-containing protein — translation MLKTKHDFITKVHVIISVLIVIPVAFVYGFNPSSEFDIQLNTTDEYSQFKAIMGLYLGFSIVWILGIVKAKFLKIALVTNTVFMLGLGSGRLLSLFLDGTPTFNYKFGVFAELFLGFYGLWVLNSKYLKKP, via the coding sequence ATGCTAAAAACAAAACATGACTTCATCACTAAAGTACACGTAATCATTTCTGTACTAATTGTAATTCCTGTTGCATTTGTTTATGGATTTAACCCAAGTTCTGAGTTCGATATTCAACTTAATACCACAGATGAATACAGTCAGTTTAAAGCTATAATGGGATTGTATTTAGGTTTTTCAATAGTTTGGATTCTAGGGATTGTTAAAGCTAAATTTTTAAAAATTGCATTAGTAACCAATACAGTATTTATGCTGGGTTTAGGTTCAGGAAGATTGTTAAGTTTATTCCTTGATGGCACACCTACTTTTAATTATAAATTTGGTGTTTTTGCAGAATTGTTTTTAGGTTTTTATGGACTTTGGGTTTTGAATAGTAAATATTTGAAAAAGCCGTAG
- a CDS encoding T9SS type A sorting domain-containing protein, whose translation MPCPFFFYSFSQTNCWYQYHKPTQIINIDVDASGNLHIATNGGYIMYNTNSDIVEDYANLTSQSQPIGWCTSVKVNPTNNNVALGLPSGQGIVIYDGTFYTDYHPDNSDIGDFSSPELHYTEGGLLYIYDKSDTKYQTFENGVFGVLKNLTFRPQAIIENEAGNIAYFAGLTPSGLSDGLYELNIATDTFTKYTISNSGIHTNGPTCFYRDTNDLLYIGGYGGVSTLDDMGNWANYQEPLPINPSVFYDVFSIDKFSDGTFLVNNSNPNSSEELGFSIVDFTSNTWTHYDSSVYCNGSDQVQNMVLANDLVYAHFRKFSNPSEDYKLWSFDVSTNTCEEQNINHLNVGNLDFYGTAGVAMRQSQNDANTLELLWTNNTELNSMDLPLNTIFASGFPSANTILTSAVPLNNINPVKIGGETTLLAGDDDGVWVIDENNVINQIPHLIDDYRSVNTEIVSDNSSPQNIMAVLGGWKNNSDYENYKTKVNTTDNTITTPEKFNFVRLGFGATNLGCLVANDSIRCALSRFDVNSIIRFSGQKWDVQNNSEPISSFDEDISVFTGFLQDIIFGDFDNDGEISPAFLDSNNSIRSRETDENTGLSIYAEYALNTGTTSDVVEQVFDPTIQDFSPNDVFDGFLHLMKVVMISQSISGDSDNIRRRFQQALLVRESSGSRNTQSILNLEFVPNALIDDLPPDLFVIGTNIFAYSDTHYATVINTNYGILINTAIDYSSIVLSVNDVVANDNLKLHPNPTTDIITVSGENVISVEVFDINGRSVLSSKSNTLSVKHLSNGVYIVKVLGEGNSIITKKLIKQ comes from the coding sequence TTGCCTTGTCCTTTTTTTTTTTATTCCTTTTCACAAACCAACTGTTGGTATCAATACCATAAACCAACCCAAATAATTAATATTGATGTTGATGCATCTGGAAACCTTCATATCGCTACAAATGGCGGTTACATTATGTATAACACCAACTCTGATATTGTTGAAGACTATGCCAATTTAACCTCACAAAGTCAACCCATTGGCTGGTGTACGTCTGTAAAGGTTAATCCAACAAACAACAATGTGGCGTTGGGTCTACCTTCTGGTCAAGGTATAGTAATCTATGATGGTACCTTCTATACGGATTATCATCCAGACAACTCTGATATTGGAGATTTCTCCAGCCCTGAACTCCATTATACAGAAGGCGGGCTACTGTATATTTATGACAAATCTGACACAAAGTATCAAACCTTTGAAAATGGAGTTTTTGGTGTTCTAAAGAATTTAACATTTAGACCTCAAGCTATTATTGAAAACGAAGCTGGCAATATTGCCTATTTTGCTGGGCTAACTCCTAGTGGTTTATCTGATGGTCTATATGAATTAAATATCGCTACAGACACATTTACCAAATATACGATCTCAAATTCTGGTATTCATACTAATGGTCCCACTTGTTTTTATAGAGATACTAACGATTTGCTTTATATTGGTGGTTATGGTGGTGTTAGCACTTTAGACGATATGGGTAATTGGGCGAACTATCAAGAACCTTTACCTATTAACCCCTCGGTATTTTATGATGTTTTTAGTATTGACAAGTTTAGTGATGGTACTTTTTTAGTTAATAATTCAAACCCTAATTCTTCTGAAGAGCTTGGATTTTCTATCGTAGATTTTACAAGCAATACATGGACGCACTATGACAGTTCGGTCTATTGCAATGGGTCTGACCAAGTACAAAACATGGTTCTTGCTAATGATTTGGTTTATGCACATTTTAGAAAATTTAGCAACCCTTCTGAGGATTATAAACTTTGGTCCTTTGATGTGTCAACTAATACTTGCGAAGAGCAAAACATTAATCATTTAAATGTAGGCAATCTAGATTTTTACGGTACGGCTGGCGTAGCTATGAGGCAAAGCCAAAATGATGCAAATACTTTGGAGTTATTGTGGACCAATAACACAGAACTGAATAGTATGGATTTACCTTTAAACACAATATTTGCTAGCGGTTTTCCAAGCGCTAATACTATTTTAACATCTGCAGTACCGCTAAATAATATCAACCCTGTTAAAATAGGTGGTGAGACTACTTTATTGGCAGGAGATGATGATGGCGTTTGGGTTATTGATGAAAATAATGTGATTAATCAAATACCTCATTTAATAGATGATTATAGATCCGTAAATACGGAAATAGTTTCGGATAATAGTAGTCCTCAAAACATAATGGCTGTATTAGGTGGTTGGAAAAACAATTCAGATTATGAAAACTATAAGACTAAAGTTAATACTACTGATAATACAATAACAACACCTGAAAAATTTAATTTTGTACGCCTTGGTTTTGGTGCCACAAATCTTGGTTGCTTGGTTGCTAATGATAGCATTCGTTGTGCTCTTTCAAGGTTTGATGTAAATTCCATTATTCGTTTTTCGGGTCAAAAATGGGATGTACAAAATAATAGTGAGCCAATATCTAGTTTTGATGAAGATATTAGTGTATTTACCGGTTTTTTACAAGATATTATTTTTGGTGATTTTGATAACGATGGAGAAATAAGTCCAGCATTTTTAGATTCTAATAACTCTATAAGATCTCGGGAAACGGACGAAAATACTGGGCTGTCAATTTATGCGGAATATGCTCTAAATACCGGTACTACTTCCGATGTGGTCGAGCAGGTGTTTGACCCTACAATTCAAGATTTTTCCCCTAACGATGTTTTTGATGGTTTTCTTCATTTAATGAAAGTGGTAATGATATCTCAAAGCATTAGTGGCGATAGTGATAATATTCGTAGAAGGTTTCAACAGGCGCTTTTAGTGCGCGAATCATCTGGTTCAAGAAATACACAAAGCATATTAAACCTTGAATTTGTTCCCAATGCTTTAATTGATGATTTGCCTCCTGACTTATTCGTTATAGGAACTAATATATTTGCCTATAGTGATACGCACTATGCTACAGTAATTAATACAAATTATGGCATACTAATTAATACCGCAATAGATTATTCATCAATTGTATTAAGTGTTAATGATGTTGTTGCTAATGATAACCTTAAGCTACACCCAAACCCTACAACTGATATAATTACTGTATCTGGTGAAAATGTGATTTCTGTTGAGGTTTTTGACATTAACGGCAGGAGTGTCCTCTCCTCAAAATCAAATACCCTTTCTGTTAAGCATTTGTCAAATGGTGTATATATTGTAAAGGTTTTAGGTGAAGGCAATAGCATAATTACTAAGAAATTGATTAAACAATAA
- a CDS encoding response regulator, with product MLVHPKKILICEDHQIVIDGLVSIFNNQPDYTVLDYVKNGMDVLPMVKETKPDVLLLDLNLPNKNGLDILKEIKLYNSEIKVIILTMYNKESVVKKVKQYNGNGFLIKNCSSDDLLRALDSVFESNAFYRGKGVKNNVVETDGFLEKIKITRREKEIILELVKGNNVPQIAKALFISTYTVETHKKNIFKKLDIHNTIDLVKLVNEKQLFS from the coding sequence GTGCTTGTACATCCTAAAAAAATACTTATTTGTGAAGACCATCAAATAGTCATTGATGGTCTCGTCTCTATTTTTAATAATCAACCAGATTATACGGTTTTAGATTATGTTAAAAACGGAATGGATGTTCTACCAATGGTTAAGGAAACAAAACCAGATGTGCTGTTGTTAGATTTAAATCTTCCTAATAAAAACGGTTTAGACATTCTTAAAGAAATAAAACTATATAATTCTGAAATAAAGGTTATCATCTTAACCATGTACAATAAAGAGAGTGTTGTAAAAAAAGTAAAGCAATATAACGGTAATGGGTTTTTAATAAAAAATTGCTCTTCAGATGACTTGTTAAGGGCTTTAGACAGTGTTTTTGAAAGCAATGCATTTTATCGCGGGAAAGGCGTTAAGAACAATGTTGTTGAAACCGATGGGTTTCTCGAAAAAATAAAAATAACACGACGAGAAAAAGAAATTATTTTAGAATTAGTTAAGGGGAATAATGTACCTCAAATTGCAAAAGCCCTCTTTATTAGTACATATACCGTTGAAACACATAAAAAGAATATCTTTAAAAAATTAGATATTCATAATACAATAGATTTGGTAAAGCTTGTGAATGAAAAACAATTGTTTTCTTAA
- a CDS encoding ABC transporter permease, whose protein sequence is MNFPLYIAKRYLFSKSSNNAINIMTLIASGGVIIASAALFIVLSVFAGLKDYSLMFSSIVDPDLKIIPAEGKSFLFTEGDNSKLNTIEGIASYSKIIEERIIIKSEDKNLLATLKGVDSNYLEVTNIDSMVTKGNWISPESNDVVSGWGISNNLSFGILNYLKPLSLYVPKPGRGQASSVEGYYNSEYVNNVGLFDINEQLNNEYVFADIHLAKSLLNYKDNQVSALELKLKPDVDESKTRKQLESVFPNRFVIKNREQLNDALFKMLNTENLAIYLIFTLVIIIALFNVIGAIMMMILDKKKSLNTLFNLGTESKTIKSIFFWQGSLMTIVSGIIGVVIGLLIVFLQQSFDLVMLTPDLSYPVRLNVFNVLIVLTTILALGIIASRIASQRITRKLIQS, encoded by the coding sequence TTGAATTTTCCTTTATACATAGCAAAACGTTATCTGTTTTCTAAAAGCAGTAATAATGCTATTAATATAATGACTCTAATTGCTTCGGGTGGAGTTATTATTGCTTCTGCAGCTTTATTTATTGTTTTATCTGTTTTTGCGGGATTAAAGGATTATAGTTTAATGTTTTCCTCTATTGTGGATCCTGATTTAAAAATAATACCAGCTGAGGGTAAATCGTTTTTGTTTACTGAGGGTGATAATTCTAAATTAAATACTATAGAGGGAATTGCCTCCTATTCAAAAATTATAGAAGAACGTATTATTATTAAGTCTGAAGACAAGAATCTCCTGGCAACTCTAAAGGGAGTTGATTCAAATTATTTAGAAGTTACCAATATAGACTCTATGGTTACCAAAGGAAATTGGATTTCTCCCGAAAGTAATGATGTGGTTTCTGGATGGGGAATTTCTAATAATCTCTCTTTTGGTATCTTAAATTATTTAAAACCTTTATCGCTTTACGTTCCTAAACCAGGAAGAGGCCAGGCCAGTTCTGTAGAAGGCTATTATAATTCTGAATATGTAAATAATGTTGGTCTTTTTGATATTAATGAGCAATTAAATAATGAATATGTTTTTGCTGATATCCATTTAGCAAAATCATTGCTAAATTATAAAGATAATCAAGTTAGTGCGCTTGAATTAAAACTCAAACCAGATGTTGATGAATCTAAAACAAGAAAGCAATTAGAGAGCGTCTTCCCTAATCGGTTTGTTATTAAAAATAGAGAGCAGTTAAATGATGCGCTATTTAAAATGTTGAATACAGAAAACCTTGCTATTTATTTGATATTTACTTTAGTTATTATCATCGCTTTATTTAATGTTATAGGAGCCATTATGATGATGATTTTAGATAAAAAGAAATCATTGAATACCTTGTTTAATTTAGGTACAGAATCAAAAACAATTAAATCCATCTTTTTTTGGCAAGGTAGTCTAATGACCATTGTTAGTGGAATTATTGGTGTTGTAATTGGTTTACTAATTGTATTTTTGCAGCAATCTTTTGACTTGGTAATGTTAACCCCAGATTTGTCTTATCCTGTACGCCTAAACGTCTTTAATGTACTCATTGTTTTAACAACCATATTAGCCTTAGGAATTATTGCGTCTAGAATAGCATCTCAACGTATTACAAGAAAGTTAATACAGTCTTAG
- a CDS encoding M28 family peptidase has protein sequence MAFSGEEMGLLGSNYFSKNPTIESESINYMINMDMVGRMKPDSTLAVYGTGTSPIFKQTIKSNNDKFKIVENESVVGPSDHTSFYLIDIPVLHFFTGQHEDYHKPGDDSDKLNYEGMNLISDYLLDIITDLDDNGKLAFRKTKNESEETPRFKVGLGVVPDYLYDGKGMRIDGTREETPAFNAGLQKGDVVLKLGDSIVTDMMSYMRALSVFDNGDEADITVKRGKKTIETKVKF, from the coding sequence ATGGCGTTTTCAGGTGAAGAAATGGGGTTGTTAGGTTCTAATTACTTTTCCAAAAATCCAACTATTGAGTCTGAATCTATCAACTACATGATTAATATGGATATGGTAGGCCGAATGAAACCAGACAGCACATTAGCCGTTTATGGTACAGGAACATCACCAATATTTAAGCAAACCATAAAGTCTAACAATGATAAATTCAAAATTGTAGAAAACGAAAGTGTAGTGGGGCCAAGTGATCATACGTCTTTTTATCTGATTGATATTCCTGTATTGCACTTCTTTACGGGCCAACATGAAGATTACCATAAGCCTGGAGACGATTCGGATAAGTTAAATTACGAGGGCATGAACCTCATCTCAGACTACCTCTTGGATATTATTACAGATTTAGACGATAATGGGAAGCTTGCTTTTAGAAAAACGAAAAATGAAAGTGAAGAGACTCCGCGTTTTAAAGTAGGACTTGGTGTTGTGCCAGACTATTTGTATGACGGAAAAGGGATGCGTATTGATGGAACACGAGAAGAAACACCAGCGTTTAATGCGGGTTTGCAAAAGGGAGATGTGGTATTGAAATTAGGCGATAGTATTGTTACAGACATGATGAGCTACATGCGCGCGCTATCTGTTTTTGATAATGGCGATGAAGCTGATATTACAGTGAAACGTGGTAAAAAAACCATTGAAACGAAAGTTAAATTTTAA
- the dusB gene encoding tRNA dihydrouridine synthase DusB, with amino-acid sequence MVKIGDIELPDFPLLLAPMEDVSDPPFRALCKEQGADVVYTEFVSSEGLIRNAAKSVMKLDIYEKERPVGIQIFGANMDSMLQTIDIVEKSNPDIIDINFGCPVKKVVSKGAGAGILKDICLMEKLTAEMVKRTNLPVTVKTRLGWDDSSIRIVEVAERLQDVGCKAIAIHGRTRAQMYKGDADWKPIAEVKNNPRMHIPVFGNGDINTPERAAEMRDSYGLDGAMIGRATIGNPWFFKQVKHFFETGEHLAPITLSERVEAARRHLQMAIDWKGEVLGVFETRRHYTNYFKGIPHFKEYRMKMVTSDDSKDVFAAFDEVLEKFGDHQFTN; translated from the coding sequence TTGGTTAAAATAGGAGACATAGAATTACCAGACTTTCCATTGCTATTAGCACCCATGGAAGATGTAAGCGACCCACCTTTTCGTGCTTTATGTAAAGAGCAAGGTGCAGATGTGGTTTACACGGAGTTTGTCTCTAGCGAAGGCTTAATTCGTAATGCGGCAAAGAGTGTTATGAAATTAGATATCTATGAAAAAGAAAGACCTGTTGGTATTCAAATTTTTGGCGCCAATATGGACAGTATGTTACAAACCATTGATATCGTAGAAAAGTCGAATCCAGACATTATAGATATTAACTTTGGTTGTCCTGTTAAGAAAGTTGTTTCTAAAGGAGCAGGTGCTGGAATCTTAAAAGATATTTGTTTAATGGAAAAGCTCACAGCAGAAATGGTAAAGCGTACTAATTTGCCAGTAACTGTAAAAACAAGACTAGGTTGGGATGATAGTTCTATAAGAATTGTTGAGGTTGCCGAACGTTTACAAGATGTGGGTTGTAAAGCAATTGCCATACACGGAAGAACAAGAGCTCAAATGTATAAAGGTGATGCGGACTGGAAACCAATTGCTGAAGTAAAAAACAACCCAAGAATGCATATTCCTGTATTTGGAAATGGTGACATTAACACGCCAGAACGTGCTGCTGAAATGCGAGACAGTTACGGACTAGATGGAGCGATGATTGGTCGAGCAACCATAGGTAACCCATGGTTTTTTAAGCAAGTAAAACATTTTTTTGAAACCGGAGAGCATTTAGCTCCAATCACTTTATCAGAACGCGTTGAAGCAGCTAGACGTCATCTACAAATGGCTATAGATTGGAAAGGGGAAGTTCTTGGTGTTTTTGAAACCAGAAGACATTACACCAATTATTTTAAAGGTATTCCACACTTTAAAGAATACCGAATGAAAATGGTAACAAGTGATGATTCTAAAGATGTATTTGCGGCTTTTGATGAAGTTTTAGAGAAATTTGGAGATCACCAATTCACTAACTAA